CCATAAAGACAGCTAAATAAAACTATTTTTCGTGATGCAGGAAATTAGCATGAACTAATTTGGTCAACTCTGTGCATGTCATTACATACCACTCCTACAGCAGCGAGTTGGAGGAGGGCGAAGACATTCGTCATCACAAGGAACCACTTGGGGACTAGAGTGGTGTCACCAACGATGAAGTTACTTAGAATAATGCTGTCTGCTTGATTCCCAAAGGCCCAGTACCCTGACACTGCGACGCTGAAGAATGTAGTTACAACGACTGTGTAGCAAAGACAGAGGCCCTTGAACATCTTTCCTTTCACAGGAGCAGCAGCTGTTGCCTGCAATTAGTTTAATGTCAGATAAACCAGAGTGCATATTGTGAGATAACCCTCTCTCCGTGGATGTGATCTACAGACAATTTTGGACTACACATTGTGCACAGAACTACCTCAATAAATACTGAACCTCATCCCTGATTAAGGTGAATCCAACCTCAGTTTACCTAATACTAGTAGCAGGAGATTTTACATAGGCTATCTGGCATCACCGCTTAATTACCAAAATTCACTGAGGATGAGGGATTAGAAAGGTAACTTACCTGTATTTCTGGGATGATTCCGTTCCCATAGGTGGTTGCAATGATGGCAATAGCACTGAATGCACCAAGGACACGGTCTTGCCTATCGCCTGAAACTGAGTAGTCCTTTGATGGTGCATGGGCTGAGTGTCCTGTGACAAATTCTCTCTAATCAAAATGTATGCAACATTGCTGTAGGCTTTTATTCATTTGACTAAAAGGAAGCATATGATCAATTCCCTGAGAGGGAGTGCCAGTGAATGGTATAAGAAGAGCCAACCTGCATAGATGGAACCTGCGGTGGTAGCAGCACTGTAGGCAAGGCAAAGCATGAGGGATACGAGATTAATGTGCCTTAATGAGTGAAATGATGGGATTTGTGCTAGAGTCAGCATGAAGGCCCCAAAGACGACTACAAATTCATAAAGCTTCGCCATCCCATTTGGTCTCGAGATCAAGTATATGGACTGAATTCCAACTTGCAAGAAGCAATCAAGAAATGCTTACTTTAGGTGAATTCAAACTCATCCTATTCCATGAATAACATGAATCTAAATTAGGAGTTAACCAACCTTCATTGTTTGGCCTCCCAATAGTGTACAGCCAACGACTGCACCATAGCACACCAGGAATTGAATCGGGCCGACGCAATAACGCCCCCAGCCTGGCCCTGTGAAGATTCAAATGTATGTTGCGTGTTAAGATCTCTACTAAGCAAACTAAAGaaacgaagaaaaagaaaaagagaatctCCTATTTACATGAATTGTACTCTtgctcatacatacatacatatatattatagAGTAAATATATCTCTCCTTGAATTTATAAAAGAAGGCATGTATTGGAAGCAAGTACACAAAGAATGGCTAGTGCTAGCAGGATATATAATCGCTAAAATGAACTTAAGACACATATAGGGAAAGATCACCTCTGATGAACATAAATTGAACTTTTGGCTAGTTTCTCCTGAGATTTGATGAGTCATGCATGAACTATTTGTGTAATTTGGGGTATACTGAATTTAAACGATGAAAATGGTATATTAGTTTACCCGTGTGCATTATGAGTATTGCCCAAAAGTTGCACAACTAGATGTCCAAAAATTATGACAGATTCTCAAGCACACTATATAAAATTAATGACTGTTCCAGGAAGACCGATACATTACTTCTTGCTTTCTCTGAAATGTAGTTATTCGATAAAGGAAGACAAATAATTTTAAGCAGAGTATTTCTATGGTCTATACTCTAATGAATCAATATATCTCCTGGTGATATCATAAATGAGACATTGAATGAAGAACTATAATTTCCAATTTAACAATATTTTTCTAGATTGTGCTGATTGGGGACTATTCTCCCTAGACATAATAATTCTAATTGGACATATTGTATCATTGACAGGATAGGAGCCTCTTCCATTGATTGCCAGATAACTGTAATTAGGTCCACAGGACAAAAATAATAAACTAAAAGATACAAAAGGTCAGAAAGCTACATTGTGGATACATTTAGCATTGATAATGAAGAAacaaaatctagggtttcagggttagatcttgaaactttttcaagattaggcagcggaagactaaaataaatcaaaatttattttctaaaaccagagaatccctagatctaaaattttattacatgattattacatagcattaaatcagaaattaaaatatatagagcatgaactacatgttgatcatatcaacatgtttctatactacatcgaatatatgtattaaaaatatcccctcagccgaagttcgtgccAGGTGTGACCCTCCGGGGGTTCAACCGACGTCCGGCCTTCGGCGGCACTTCCCGaccctctccgacggccgagcctccgtaaTGTTCCCAAGATCTGCCGGCGATAAACCGCCACCAGTGtaggccggattctccacgacgggcggACTTCGCCCAAGTCCTggtggtggtcgaccaccttctagacttcagttggactcctacgggagccggactcctacgggagccggacttcatccccgacttctactgcaggtatacttcatccggactcctacgggagccggacttcgtccccgacttctactgcaggtatacttcatctggactcctacgggagccggacttcgttcccgacttctactgcagtagacttcatccgaactcctacgggagccggactttgtccccgacttctactgcaggtatacttcatccagactcctacaggagtcggacttcgtcctcgacttctactgcaggtatacttcatccggactcctacgggagccggacttcatccctgacttctactgcaggtagacttcatccggactcctacgggagccggacttcgtccccaacttctactgcaggtatactttattcggactcctacgggagccagacttcgtcctcgacttctactacaggtagacttcattcggactcctacgggagccggacttcgtccccgacttctactacaggtatacttcatccggactcctacgcgagccggacttcatccccgacttctactgcaggtagacttcatccggactcctacgggagccggacttcatccccggctccaaccgcaggtagacttcatccgaactcctacgggagccagacttcgtccccgacttctactgcaggtagacttcatccggactcctacgggagccggacttcgtccccggctccaaccgcaggtagacttcatccggactcctacgggagccggacttcatccccgacttctactgcaggtagacttcatccggactcctacgggagccagacttcgtccccggctccaaccgcaggtagacttcatccgggctcctatgggagccagacttcgccctcgattTTGACTACGAGTAGATCTCATcccgagctcctaccgcaagcgacccgctccgagtttctgctacaaacgatctacttcaagtttctaccacgagcggtccgtgccggattcccaccataAGCCTTCATCCAAGCTTTCATTACGGACGAACCCCTCCAGCGCCGTCTGACATCCGCCGCCGGTCGACCCCTTGTCGAAGTCTGCACGAAATCGAACtgcatctgcggaaagcctctgaccgagctcttaCGGCAAGAGGTCCTCGCCGGCCGtcgtagcgcccaaggcaccccaaCCAGATTTGTAgcatccaagctcctctcagatggatggctACCCTTTTTCGCCAggcaccccaaccgaacttcgaccgacaggcctgaaccccctggcaggccacggtaatggccacgactctgctccacttcctacgatggatcccgtgcggctccattactccctggcaagccacagtaacggccatgactctgctccacttcctgcgacggatcccgcgcggctccattactccctggcaggccacaataacagccacgactctgctccacttcctgcgatggatcccgcgtggctccatcactccctgacaggccacggtaatggccactactctgctccacctcctgtgacggataccgcgcggcttctccaccctctgacaagtcgcgacaacggacgtcgcttcactccctgcaacagacttCACGTGGCAGATcgcagtgatggccacgatttcactccactatgTTTCATAACAAatttctcctggccccgaacggcccactgccagacggttacaaacgtcgctatcatctattgcaccctccacctataaaaaagggaccccagatacgttattctctaagctctcatttcctatctcaaaattctactaaatttttcgttcaagcactccattcttattgagatagagaactaacttgagcctcggagggtcttgccggagcacccccaccttcggtttagacttcctttgcaggtcccgacggtgaccgtggctccctcgactccagcttctccgacgcaggcggatttttgcaccaacaggattggcgctagaggaagggacctgtgtcttcgcagtacccttattcttaaaggagcactcaatgggaccgcctccagTCATCTTTTTCGATgatctctcctccttcccccactagatcttcgcccgatgcctccccgcaaagcatccacacgatgatccacggcctccgcagccagatcccaGGCTCTGGCTTCACCTCTAGTTTCCCAGCCTTCTCCCCCTCCTCCGGCTATGGCGGTTGGCGTGGAACAATTCGACTTACTggcccagcaggtcagaggcctcgctgaagcggtgcaggccatgcagcagcagcaatagcCGCAAGCGTCAGTGCGGCTGGAGAGAAtgtcgtcggaactccaaaatccggcgGTAggtcgggccacttgggccagtcacaccatctttctcggaaagatgaatttgagggtggagagccctcagtcggatcacgattccacccctggaaggtctctacctccattctgccagaagaccgtcgagacccgtagtcgagaggatttcctggactggagctccaggagatgaaccggcggatcgaagaactccgccacgctccccccgcttatggtgaggacatttgtactggcccccccttttctcaaatgatcatgcaggagctgatcccgccaaacttcaagctccctcaatttgaaaactacgatgggacttcggacccagttgatcacctggaggcctttcggacaatgatgctgcttcatgatgcgcttcttgtgttcctcgagctccttctcaaagtttgctttcctccggttatactccatgatccccttcacgtggaggttccaaaagtgggtggcctccacggtagcctcagagtgactctccctcaacctgcgaagttcgccatccatctccttcgacctctttgtcaaatgatgaactttcttcttcagacattGGATCAATGACTTCAGTGGAATTCTCTGTGGCAAggaaagcgcttcggcaggacactgccatcgggagacaaaagcgtcaaggcgcatctcattgcaaaaaaaaaagggggggagagaggggggaagaagagaggagaagccctctataaggagaaacccaattttattgattgaatgtttcttaaagacaagagaaaaaagaaaaaaaaatacaataaaaaaaaatacaaagtcagaggtctcagacctctgaggtaggagtcggggagctcggtgttcctggAAGGGGTGCTGtggtggcagtggcagtgggagagggcccgactgcatcttcagacgcctcgtccaagaagctgaggtcgagctcgaaaaatttcttaaccaccttctcctgacagagctcgaaccccttaatgaatgcttcttggccgaatttgatgttcaggtccctcatctccgtggaggccttgaactcctccactgctagaatcctggcctccgagatcaggaccgaaatctgctccatcaaatttgcaacctcggcctccgccttcctcaccgtctccttcgaggtctgcttttctttctcaagggcctcttagaGGTTGGCTACTTCAGCAACCTTTTCTTTGAAGCGGGCAACTTCGGCCTGGCGACTCTCCTCCAtctggatggcatcccttctcgcccgattcgtcgcctcgatgttggcaaggagctggtgtccgatctgcaagggcggccaagaggtcagaatgaaagttgaggAATTAATTAAATGAAAGAGCGAGGAAATGGGAGAAGGTGaacctgtttacctcgagaaaggatcctagggagtctCAAACCCGCTattcgggatcggcgcgatcaatcctctggacgaccttgggcaggatgcagccgtcgatcagccgctttatcaagtccctatcattgaagggattctaccTTGGCTCTTCCTCGAAACTGTGGGAATCTTCAATGGCGGCccgatggctactcaccctgtgggccaccgactttcttctcctccccctctcgaccccagACACCTCCTCGAAGCGGATCCCCGAAGCaggaacctcagtggggggaccccttgaagaggcccggggagccggaggttcaACATCCGAAGGAACATCGACTGcgaaggccgcctgggcaggcgtgaccgagctcatctcctccgttctggccttctttgccgatccagaggccgcagcaccttttcttttgtgggccttgagacccctggcgagcatccgtgctgcttcggcgtccattcctaaaaaaaaaaggagatcagtaatggagtgaaaaagaaagaagtgacacgtaaaaaaaaagagagaaaaaaaaaagaaaagaaagaaaaagaagagagaagaagagcaggCGAAAGGAaggagaaaggaaagatgggatactcgtaggatccagggggctcaagccgatgttgaacaaaaactactccttcagaaggttaggaagggaaggagccgaataactgAGAAGCTTTCGGGCGACCTGAagatcgtcctcccccaggctgggggcccagcggatagagtccctcagagagccccaaggggccagtcccagcttcaaggtcgggcactggacgtagaggtacttccccttccaattatggattgaagagggagcacccttcagtaaccccttcttaccgaactggggggagaagtaccaccagtccttgatcgaggggtggcgcttgaaagtgtaaaaatgtctaaacaaagaaagagatggctaaacttcgactacgtggcaaagggagaggaaccctatcagaaatctaaaggaattaGGCACGactgaagccaaggagatgtctaaaaaatggaaaagagcgacgacgaagggcggaagcagAAGGCAGAGCCCAGCACAGaaagcctcctgatacaggcagaaacggccagacggaggggtgctggcccggtcggCAGGATCAAAAAGCTCCAGattgtactccggaggaactccgtattgAACTCTTATCAGCAAAagctcatccggagtcaaggagcaaGGAATGGCGCCTGGTGCAAAAACCAGGCAGGACTCAGTCCTAGATGAGGGTTCGTCTATAGTATgagggtcctggggggctgaggtggaTGAACTCTCGGAACCACTAGAGGTGGaagtgccagaagacatttcaaatacGGACCCTAAAAATCTCAGAGAAATCAGGCGAAATAAGAAGCAAAAAGTTCACGGGGGACCAAACCAAGGGAACGcggtagaagaaaaatggaggagaaagggcacctagatggcaggaAGAGagacgaaagtttcgggactaacctaagtcgctccgaaagaTGCAGAGAtgcgaggatagggatgactcgaagaacgcctagggCCAAgatggacgccaaagagggtcagagctctcgaaggGAAGGTAGACACCGACGAAACTTTCAGACGGAGTGAGACTCtcgaaggcggaaaggcgggtttaaatagcccctgggatccggcgctataatgatcgcggatctccccagaccGGCCCgagctcgccacgtgtcccactcgccacagcaggcggctaaaagtggctgacagctgacagggcCATTACTTcgtcgtacctgggccagcgctccagcggaaatttcgaaaggtcccttcggatcgcccctatttgaaaagactctggcacgcgtgcattaaatgccaaaatatctgaagacGATTGTGCACAGGAtccaaggggataacttcggctgtgaaatttctctgtacttcctccattcgaaactcgaactcgaaagtagggggactggtgttgggtataaaataccccctcagccgaagttcacgCCAAGTGTGACCCTTCGGGGGTTCaatcgacgtccgaccttcgacggcaTCTTCCCaggcctctccgacggtcgagcctcttaACGTTCCCAAgatctgccgacggataaaccgcCACCAGTGTAGGCCGGATTCTCCGCGACGAGCGGACTTCGCCCAAGTCCtggcggtggtcgaccaccttctagacttcagctggactcctacgggagccggacttcatcctccgacttctactgcaggtatacttcatctggactcctacgagagccggacttcatccccgacttctactgcaggtatacttcatccggactcctacgggagccggacttcatccccgacttctactgcaggtagacttcatccgaactcctacgggagccagactttgtccccgacttctactgtagggatacttcatccggactcctacgagagccggacttcatccccgacttctactgcaggtatacttcatccggactcctacggaagctggacttcgtccctgacttctactgtaggtagacttcatccggactcctacgggagccggactttgtccccgacttctactgcgggtatacttcatccggactcctacgggagccggacttcgtctctgacttctactgcaggtagacttcatccggactcctacgggaggcagacttcatccccgacttctactgtaggtatacttcatccggactcctacgggagccggacttcgtccccgacttctactgcaggtatacttcatccggactcgtacgggagccggacttcgtccccgacttctactgcaagtagacttcatccggactcctacgggagccggacttcgtccccggctccaaccgcaggtagacttcatccggactgctatgggagccggacttcatctccgacttctactgcaggtagacttcatccggactcctacgggagctggacttcatctccgGCTCCaaccacaggtagacttcatccggactcctacgagagccggacttcgtccccgacttctactgcaggtagacttcatccgaactcctacgggagccagacttcatccccggctccaaccgcaggtagacttcattcgggctcctacgggagccggacttcgcccccgatttTGACTATGGGTAGATCTCATCctgagctcctaccgcaagcgacccactccgagttttcactacaaatgatctacttcaagtttctaccacgagcgatccgtgccagattcccaccgtaagccttcattcGAGCTTCCATTGCGGATGAACCCCTCCAGCGCCATCtgacatccaccgtcggtcgaccccTTGCCGAAGTCTGCACGAAACCGAACTgaatctgcggaaagcctctgaccgagctcctatggCAAGAGGTCCTCGCCGACCGCCATAGCGCCCAAGGCATCCCAACCGAATTTgtagcatccgagctcctctcggatgATGGCTACCCCTTTTCGCCAGGCACCccaaccaaacttcggccgacaggcctgaaccccctggcaggccacagtaatggccacgactctgctccacttcctgcgatagatcccgcgcggctccattactccctggcaggccacagtaacggccacgactctgctccacttcttgcgacggatcccgcacggctccatcactccctgacaggccacggtaatggccactactctactccacctcctgtgatggataccgcacggcttctccaccctctagcaagtcgcgacaatggatgccgcttCGCTCTccgcaatagactccacgtggcagatcgcagtgatggccacgatttcactccactacgtttcataacaaattcctcctggccccgaacggcccactgccaaacggttacaaacatcgttatcatctattgcaccctccacctataaaatggggaccccagatacgttattctataagctctcattttctatctcaaaactctgctaaatttttcgttcgagcacttcatttttgttgaggcagagaactgacttgagcgtcgaagggtcttgccggagcacccccacctctggtttagacttcctttgctggtcccgacggcgaccgtggctccctcgactccagcttctccgacgcaggccgatttttgcaccaacaagatctattatcttgcaagttagacattctaacattgctgatctaggcttgaggatgatattataAACCGCACTCACGTTCgatctttaggagtcatccacacgagcccacgaatctcgaccagaagtcctgcttcagaaaatcagcacagtatgctagtactgcactgatccttcttcgatggttgatcaggtaccttcttcttcttgatttgggctcttctaaagatgagaagtaggaagaggatttttagatctgagacactctcaaaaaactcaagatggaggaaggaaagagatgaaactaacaaccctagaagaagatcctcttcttcttctcttttctctctcctagacactttgtcttgtgtctattatatctccatgacccaaaggtctttatctctaatttttggatgccctaaaggtctctcaaatctctataatcttcaaaaattttatgaataaactcattttatagagagagatatgacagagtccttgtctaggtcaaatacctagtcaaggcttatccaaacatggcaagataaggggcacccaactcttgggcacctcctccttatttttgtgcatggaccaccagaaaagggtgcacaatgtgtgccctaaaagccacaaaaatttcaaaaaaaaattggataaatttggtgctaaaagaaaagagttttggatttctaaaactctatctcatagaatttgaaatccaaacttattcctactttgatttgatccacaaccactttccatatatgaaagaagggaggaaaccttttgggcataggaaagacctgagagagggcttttgtcacacaaaataagaggggattggcacggaataagagagagggcatgggggggcttatgtggcgcaaggtggaatcctagtcttacgaggattctatcttatgacttgttttaatttggtttctcaaatcaaatcaaaccaaaattagatcaatataattaaaatagatcttaacccaattaagaatctaatttaatcagattaaattagatttaaatctgatttaattttttaatcaaattaaaaattaggttgacccaagtcctaattgaactaggactagtcttttccttgcatttggcttatccaataaaccaattggacttgatccaatcaagtccaaactaattctaattaaatcatattcaattagatttaatcttagaccattggcttaatcaaattaagtcaattagcaatcgaattgctaatcgatcctcctgcaatacttgcactagattaaatgtcaatcgtattgatcatttaaccctagaacgattcttaatcgttgatcaaccatccgatcggatcatgaactctaatgtgtgtgacctcataggtctgaacctaagccagtagtacagaaataattttttataccaatcgaagtgaccatctagcaatggtacccgatgaccggatagatcgaatgtgtggaacaacatccttagaatccatgcggatatagtttccatataattcatctccttgaccaaaatgatcataggatacctcagagttcaactgtcaactctaatcaggttgtccacgttgtatttcaaaatatcaaatccatttgatggattaccctggccaaggttttactaaattaaaatacagtgactcgttcttctccaactcttggagtggtcaatcccatctcgatcacactctgacttcgcaagtacttgactatatccagaagcctttcgttactgaattagaaattcagctagtccagtaccaaagcacgatgagttgcttgcaagtcactgaggtgatctcaagtataagggatagttatacctatatcccatcagagtcattctcgatagcagaatgctctggagttggtcatgttcaatgatgatgtacctttacatctcacctctatgc
The DNA window shown above is from Elaeis guineensis isolate ETL-2024a chromosome 8, EG11, whole genome shotgun sequence and carries:
- the LOC105035610 gene encoding GABA transporter 1 isoform X4; protein product: MGSGEMMENDRINHGADMNARNSLETGIQKLDAGALFVLKSKGPGWGRYCVGPIQFLVCYGAVVGCTLLGGQTMKSIYLISRPNGMAKLYEFVVVFGAFMLTLAQIPSFHSLRHINLVSLMLCLAYSAATTAGSIYAGHSAHAPSKDYSVSGDRQDRVLGAFSAIAIIATTYGNGIIPEIQATAAAPVKGKMFKGLCLCYTVVVTTFFSVAVSGYWAFGNQADSIILSNFIVGDTTLVPKWFLVMTNVFALLQLAAVGVVYLQPTNEVLEGLSSDPKMDQYSARNVVPRLIFRSLSIVIATTIAAMLPFFGDLNALIGAFGFLPLDFVMPAVLYNVTFKPSKRDLVFWLNATISTVFSGLAVLGSISAVRQIALDAKNYKLFANVS
- the LOC105035610 gene encoding GABA transporter 1 isoform X3: MQRTIDSDLAKKAATPCRIGKNPNQSRVVTVGELLLWSLVEISRLPIHDLHDGPGWGRYCVGPIQFLVCYGAVVGCTLLGGQTMKSIYLISRPNGMAKLYEFVVVFGAFMLTLAQIPSFHSLRHINLVSLMLCLAYSAATTAGSIYAGHSAHAPSKDYSVSGDRQDRVLGAFSAIAIIATTYGNGIIPEIQATAAAPVKGKMFKGLCLCYTVVVTTFFSVAVSGYWAFGNQADSIILSNFIVGDTTLVPKWFLVMTNVFALLQLAAVGVVYLQPTNEVLEGLSSDPKMDQYSARNVVPRLIFRSLSIVIATTIAAMLPFFGDLNALIGAFGFLPLDFVMPAVLYNVTFKPSKRDLVFWLNATISTVFSGLAVLGSISAVRQIALDAKNYKLFANVS